One Solanum pennellii chromosome 10, SPENNV200 genomic region harbors:
- the LOC107001144 gene encoding uncharacterized protein LOC107001144: protein MSLYQLVYRKAYNLPVELVHKVIWEMKRLNWDWTGASEQSLNELNVLDEFFLEAYESSAIYKEKMKKYHDQSIEKREFASKWTGPFLNTKVFPHGAIELENKEGTRFTFNGQRIKIYLGHSESVHEVIEAYHIKSE, encoded by the exons ATGTCTctataccaacttgtatatcgGAAGGCTTATAACTTACCGGTAGAGCTAGTGCACAAGGTGATTTGGGAAATGAAGAGACTGAACTGGGATTGGACAGGAGCATCAGAACAAAGTCTAAATGAGTTGAATGTTCTTGATGAGTTTTTCCTAGAAGCctatgaaagttcagccatttacaaagagaagatgaagaagtatcatgACCAAAGTATTGAAAAGCGAGAATTTGCG tccaaatggacagGGCCATTCCTCAACACCAAAGTATTCCCACATGGAGCGATTGAGCTAGAGAACAAGGAAGGCACAAGGTTCACATTCAATGGACAAAGGATAAAGATCTATCTGGGACATTCGGAGAGTGTTCACGAAGTGATTGAGGCCTACCATataaagtctgagtaa